The following are from one region of the Prochlorococcus marinus str. SB genome:
- the rpsT gene encoding 30S ribosomal protein S20, with amino-acid sequence MANNKSAKKRIQIAERNRLINKSYKSTVRTLTKKTLENCEKYKKNPNEENKNLVKTSLNKAFSLIDKAVKKNVLHKNNGANKKSKINNFVKTTLTT; translated from the coding sequence GTGGCCAATAACAAATCAGCAAAAAAGAGAATACAAATCGCCGAAAGAAATCGTTTAATAAATAAGTCATATAAATCTACTGTTAGGACTTTAACCAAAAAAACCTTAGAGAATTGCGAAAAATATAAAAAGAACCCTAATGAGGAGAATAAAAATTTAGTGAAAACAAGTCTTAATAAAGCTTTTAGCTTAATTGATAAAGCAGTTAAAAAAAATGTTCTTCACAAAAATAACGGTGCTAATAAAAAATCGAAAATCAATAATTTTGTAAAAACTACTCTTACCACTTAG
- a CDS encoding TatD family hydrolase has product MSDIELIDSHCHLIFENFERDLEDVVLRLRLRGVKKLVHACCELTEIPKLKKISNEFNEIYYSVGLHPLEAKKWEQTSKSLLRKSALEDKRVVAIGELGLDFFKNENKIQQIEALIPQMELAHELQLPVIIHCRDAANEMIEICSDLSKKGKCPDGVLHCWTGTPKEMKQFLDLGFYISFSGIVTFPKAHEIHECAKIVPNDKYLIETDSPFLAPVPHRGKRNEPAFVENVANFMADLRSTELTTIARESYKNAEDLFKFDLLSRPRNC; this is encoded by the coding sequence ATGAGCGATATAGAACTCATAGACTCGCACTGTCATTTAATATTTGAAAATTTTGAGAGAGATCTTGAAGATGTTGTTTTAAGATTGCGTTTAAGAGGTGTAAAAAAATTAGTTCATGCTTGTTGTGAATTAACAGAAATTCCAAAGTTGAAAAAAATATCCAATGAATTTAATGAAATTTACTATTCAGTTGGTTTGCATCCGCTAGAAGCGAAAAAATGGGAACAAACTTCAAAATCTCTTCTAAGAAAATCAGCTCTTGAAGATAAACGAGTTGTAGCTATCGGAGAATTAGGCTTGGATTTTTTCAAAAATGAAAATAAAATTCAGCAGATTGAAGCACTTATTCCGCAAATGGAGTTAGCTCATGAACTTCAATTACCAGTAATCATCCATTGCAGAGATGCTGCAAATGAAATGATTGAGATATGTAGTGATCTTTCTAAAAAAGGAAAATGTCCTGATGGTGTACTTCATTGTTGGACAGGAACACCAAAAGAAATGAAGCAATTTTTAGATCTTGGATTTTACATAAGTTTTAGTGGTATAGTAACTTTCCCAAAAGCACATGAAATTCATGAGTGTGCCAAAATAGTGCCAAATGATAAATACTTAATTGAAACTGATTCACCATTTTTAGCTCCTGTCCCTCATAGGGGTAAAAGAAATGAACCTGCATTTGTTGAAAATGTCGCCAATTTTATGGCAGATTTAAGATCTACTGAATTAACCACAATTGCTAGAGAGTCATACAAGAATGCTGAAGATTTGTTTAAATTTGACTTGTTAAGTAGGCCTAGAAACTGTTAA
- the hisD gene encoding histidinol dehydrogenase translates to MKIINNKKEAIEELKRISTRTNSDNNNKINTIVEEILQEVKISGDIAVKKYTKKFDGFDPNPMQVSSDQIKNAWDEIDNNLKQSLMVAHKRIQKFHEKEIPQSFTIKGKFGDTVQRRWRPVKYAGIYIPGGRAAYPSTVLMNAIPAKVAGVDEIIMVSPGNKEGKINKTVLAAAHLSGINKVFRIGGAQAIGALAFGTNQINKVDVISGPGNIYVTTAKKLIYGSTGIDSLAGPSEILIIADETAQSTHIASDLLAQAEHDPLASSILLTTSKKQAKEVLEEVYKKIDDHPRKEICMQSIKNWGLIVICENYESCIELSNNFAPEHLEIITIDSQKILAGIENAGAIFLGQWTPEAVGDYLAGPNHTLPTSGNSRFSGSLGVETFMKNTSIIEFNEESLKVNCLDIINLAKSEGLHSHANSVQIRFED, encoded by the coding sequence ATGAAGATCATAAATAATAAAAAAGAAGCTATTGAAGAATTAAAAAGGATTTCTACTCGAACTAATTCAGATAACAATAATAAAATAAATACAATTGTTGAAGAAATTCTTCAAGAGGTAAAAATTTCTGGAGATATAGCAGTAAAAAAATATACAAAAAAATTTGATGGTTTCGACCCTAACCCTATGCAAGTGAGTTCGGATCAAATAAAAAATGCATGGGATGAAATTGATAACAATTTGAAGCAGTCACTTATGGTAGCTCATAAAAGAATTCAAAAATTCCATGAAAAAGAAATTCCTCAATCTTTCACCATAAAAGGTAAATTTGGTGATACCGTCCAAAGAAGATGGAGACCAGTTAAATATGCAGGTATTTATATTCCTGGAGGTAGAGCTGCTTATCCAAGTACAGTTTTGATGAATGCAATACCTGCAAAAGTAGCAGGAGTAGATGAAATTATAATGGTATCTCCTGGAAATAAAGAAGGGAAAATAAACAAAACTGTTTTAGCTGCAGCCCACTTATCAGGAATCAATAAAGTATTTAGAATTGGAGGAGCTCAAGCGATTGGTGCTTTAGCATTTGGCACAAATCAAATCAATAAAGTTGACGTCATTTCAGGCCCAGGAAATATCTATGTTACGACTGCAAAAAAACTTATTTATGGCTCTACAGGGATTGATTCTTTAGCTGGTCCAAGTGAAATATTAATCATTGCAGATGAAACAGCTCAAAGCACTCATATAGCGTCTGATCTACTAGCGCAAGCAGAGCATGATCCTTTAGCTTCATCAATACTTCTTACTACATCAAAGAAACAGGCAAAAGAAGTTCTAGAAGAAGTCTATAAAAAAATAGATGATCATCCGAGAAAAGAAATTTGCATGCAATCAATAAAAAATTGGGGTTTAATTGTGATTTGCGAGAATTACGAATCATGTATTGAACTAAGCAATAACTTTGCCCCTGAGCACCTAGAAATTATTACTATAGATTCACAAAAAATTCTTGCAGGTATAGAGAATGCTGGAGCGATATTTTTAGGACAATGGACCCCAGAAGCTGTTGGAGATTATCTTGCTGGGCCAAATCATACTTTACCTACATCAGGAAATTCTAGATTTAGCGGTTCTTTGGGGGTTGAAACTTTTATGAAAAATACTTCAATAATAGAATTTAATGAAGAAAGTTTAAAAGTTAATTGTCTTGATATTATTAATCTTGCTAAAAGTGAGGGCTTACATAGCCACGCTAACTCTGTACAAATAAGATTTGAAGATTAG
- the rpiA gene encoding ribose-5-phosphate isomerase RpiA, whose product MDLQTQMKKVVADASIREVKSGMILGLGSGSTAALMIKSLADEISSGKLQNIRGVATSFQSEVLALELDIPLIDLASVSQIDLAIDGADEVDPGFQLIKGGGACHVREKLVASKANQLLIVVDETKLVQNLNKSFPLPVEVLPNAWKQVQEVISEMNGSSSLRMATKKAGPVVTDQGNLILDVLFNDGIKNPKDIEMKINNIPGVLENGLFVDLTDKVLVGKIENNIPLVYSPARAS is encoded by the coding sequence TTGGATTTACAAACTCAAATGAAAAAAGTTGTTGCTGATGCATCAATAAGAGAAGTAAAGAGTGGCATGATTCTCGGATTAGGATCTGGATCTACAGCTGCGTTAATGATAAAAAGCCTTGCGGATGAAATAAGTTCTGGCAAACTTCAAAATATAAGAGGTGTTGCAACTTCTTTTCAATCAGAAGTTTTAGCGCTTGAGTTGGATATTCCGCTTATCGATTTAGCTTCTGTATCTCAAATTGATTTAGCTATTGATGGAGCAGATGAAGTTGATCCAGGATTTCAATTAATAAAAGGAGGAGGAGCATGCCATGTTAGAGAAAAGTTAGTGGCATCTAAAGCTAATCAATTGTTGATTGTTGTTGATGAAACTAAACTTGTACAAAATCTAAATAAATCTTTCCCTTTACCTGTAGAAGTCCTTCCAAATGCTTGGAAGCAAGTTCAGGAAGTGATTTCAGAAATGAATGGCAGTTCTTCTTTAAGAATGGCTACTAAAAAAGCTGGCCCAGTTGTTACTGACCAAGGCAATCTCATCTTAGATGTATTATTTAATGATGGTATTAAAAATCCAAAAGATATCGAAATGAAGATTAATAATATTCCAGGAGTATTAGAAAATGGGTTATTTGTTGATCTTACAGACAAAGTATTAGTTGGCAAAATTGAAAACAACATTCCATTGGTTTACTCACCCGCCAGAGCTAGCTAA
- the rimP gene encoding ribosome maturation factor RimP, with translation MNKENKSKLEVLLEKVANERDLEIYSLNIQTNQNPIVIEITIRKTNGDDISLDDCALFNTPASDEIEKSNLLNCSYVLEISSQGVSDELTSERDFKTFKGFPVNVELNQKNSKIKFVNGLLYEKSNDYLAINIKGRIKKIPFDEVLKISLSTLQD, from the coding sequence TTGAATAAAGAAAACAAAAGTAAACTAGAGGTTCTATTAGAAAAAGTTGCTAATGAACGGGATTTAGAAATCTACAGTTTAAATATACAAACTAATCAAAATCCAATTGTTATTGAAATAACTATACGAAAAACTAATGGAGATGACATTTCATTAGATGATTGTGCGCTATTTAATACCCCAGCATCTGACGAAATAGAAAAATCAAATCTTTTGAATTGTTCATATGTGTTAGAAATTAGTAGTCAAGGGGTCAGTGATGAATTAACCTCAGAAAGAGACTTCAAAACTTTTAAGGGTTTTCCAGTTAATGTTGAGTTAAACCAAAAGAATTCAAAAATAAAATTCGTGAATGGTTTACTTTATGAAAAGTCTAATGATTATTTAGCTATTAACATTAAAGGTAGGATAAAGAAAATCCCTTTCGATGAAGTATTAAAAATTAGTCTTAGTACTTTACAAGATTAA
- a CDS encoding trypsin-like peptidase domain-containing protein, producing the protein MKYLKIKFINLIQIFIISCFFILNFFQNAEVLALTSFESHNFVSSAVKNIAPAVVKIDTERLVERQQFDPTLLDPLLRDLLGEQGITPERERGQGSGVIINENGLVLTNAHVVERVDNVSVTLADGSICEGQVLGTDAVTDLALVKIDEDAYSGFAPLGNSEDLEVGDWAIALGTPYGLEKTVTLGIVSSLHRDINSLGFSDKRLDLIQTDAAINPGNSGGPLINSNGEVIGINTLVRSGPGAGLGFAIPINLAKSVSDQLLENGEVIHPYLGVQLVSLNPRIAKEHNRDPNSLVQLPERNGALIQSVMPNSPAEKAGLRRGDLVIAAENISIKEPKALLDEVEKAQIGKVFLLDILRDNKEIQINIKPEPLPGLT; encoded by the coding sequence ATGAAGTATCTCAAGATTAAATTTATTAATTTAATCCAAATTTTCATTATTAGTTGTTTTTTTATACTCAATTTCTTTCAAAATGCTGAAGTTTTAGCTTTGACTTCTTTTGAAAGTCATAATTTCGTATCATCAGCAGTTAAAAATATTGCCCCTGCAGTTGTAAAAATTGATACTGAGCGGTTGGTAGAGAGGCAACAATTTGATCCTACTTTACTTGACCCACTATTAAGGGACTTACTTGGCGAGCAAGGAATTACTCCTGAAAGGGAGAGAGGTCAAGGTTCTGGTGTGATCATTAATGAGAATGGTTTGGTTCTTACGAATGCTCATGTCGTAGAAAGAGTAGATAATGTTTCAGTTACTCTGGCAGATGGATCTATTTGTGAAGGTCAAGTTTTAGGAACAGATGCAGTAACTGATCTAGCTCTAGTAAAAATTGATGAAGATGCTTATTCTGGTTTTGCACCACTTGGAAATTCTGAAGATCTTGAAGTTGGGGATTGGGCAATAGCTCTTGGTACTCCCTATGGCCTTGAAAAAACAGTTACCTTAGGAATTGTTAGCAGCTTGCATAGAGATATTAATAGTTTAGGATTTTCAGATAAAAGGCTTGATCTTATCCAGACTGATGCGGCAATAAATCCAGGCAATTCTGGGGGACCACTCATTAATTCCAATGGTGAGGTAATAGGAATTAATACATTAGTAAGAAGTGGCCCTGGAGCAGGTTTAGGTTTTGCGATTCCCATTAATCTAGCTAAAAGTGTTTCTGATCAGCTTCTTGAGAATGGGGAAGTTATTCATCCATATTTAGGGGTACAATTGGTTTCTTTAAATCCTAGAATCGCTAAAGAACATAATCGAGACCCCAATTCGTTAGTTCAATTACCTGAAAGAAATGGAGCTCTAATTCAATCAGTAATGCCTAATAGCCCCGCTGAAAAAGCTGGTTTAAGGAGAGGTGATTTAGTAATTGCAGCGGAAAATATCTCTATAAAAGAACCTAAGGCTTTACTGGATGAAGTAGAAAAAGCTCAGATAGGAAAAGTATTTCTTTTAGATATTTTGAGAGATAATAAAGAGATACAGATAAATATAAAACCTGAACCTCTGCCTGGTTTGACATAA